A genomic window from Desulfuromonas sp. TF includes:
- a CDS encoding MFS transporter, which yields MTNIPKLYAFSFLKMALFPMAIITLFWKDHIGLSLTQILLLQGIFSLATLLMEYPSGYLSDRLGYRVSLNLASVLGIAGWTAYTLAGSFAEVLFAEILLGISYAFISGSDSALLFETLRAEGNEEFYARYDGRMTGYAQGGEAAGALFAGVLYAAAPLLPFLIQIGVWVVALGICRTLAEAPAEKSSAVQSHLAEALQTCRLAFIDNRHLRYTILLAAVLGLSSFFPVWLIQPYMQQSGVPLAWFGPVWAGANLTVALFSLVSHRFSFHLGNRGMAILFLVLIAAGYLGLGLVEGVWGFLFYYLLTAMRGLQGPMLRNQLQIAGQRKNRASLLSLKSLIFRLLFVISGPLVGHLADTSGLRPTFLLTAAVLLLLLLPLSILFLKNLPFQRSTNITS from the coding sequence TTGACTAACATCCCCAAGCTCTACGCCTTCTCCTTCCTCAAGATGGCTCTGTTTCCCATGGCCATTATCACCCTCTTCTGGAAGGATCACATCGGCCTGAGCCTGACGCAGATCCTTCTGCTGCAGGGGATCTTCTCCCTGGCCACCCTGCTGATGGAATACCCTTCGGGTTATCTCAGCGACCGCCTGGGGTACCGCGTTTCCCTCAATCTGGCCTCGGTGCTGGGCATTGCTGGGTGGACGGCCTACACGCTGGCCGGCTCCTTTGCCGAGGTGCTTTTTGCCGAGATCCTGCTGGGGATCTCCTACGCCTTCATCAGCGGCTCCGACAGCGCCCTGCTCTTCGAGACCCTGCGCGCGGAAGGAAATGAGGAGTTCTACGCCCGCTACGACGGCCGCATGACCGGCTATGCCCAGGGCGGCGAAGCGGCCGGGGCCCTTTTTGCCGGAGTTCTCTATGCCGCCGCCCCTCTGCTCCCCTTTCTGATCCAGATCGGCGTCTGGGTGGTCGCTCTGGGCATCTGCCGCACCCTGGCCGAAGCGCCCGCGGAGAAATCTTCCGCCGTCCAATCCCACCTTGCCGAAGCTCTGCAGACCTGCCGCCTGGCCTTCATCGACAACAGGCACCTTCGTTACACCATTCTGCTGGCCGCCGTGCTCGGGCTATCCTCCTTCTTTCCCGTATGGCTCATCCAGCCCTACATGCAGCAGAGCGGCGTGCCTCTGGCCTGGTTCGGGCCCGTCTGGGCCGGCGCCAATCTGACCGTCGCCCTTTTTTCCCTGGTCAGTCACCGCTTTAGCTTTCACCTCGGAAACCGGGGAATGGCCATCCTCTTCCTGGTCCTGATCGCGGCGGGATATTTGGGGTTGGGGCTGGTCGAGGGGGTCTGGGGATTCCTCTTCTACTACCTTCTTACCGCCATGCGTGGCCTGCAGGGACCGATGCTGAGGAATCAGCTCCAGATCGCCGGCCAGCGCAAAAACAGGGCCAGCCTTCTCTCCCTGAAATCTCTGATCTTCCGCCTTCTCTTCGTTATCAGCGGCCCGCTGGTGGGCCACCTGGCGGATACTTCCGGACTGCGGCCGACCTTTCTGCTCACGGCGGCCGTGCTCCTCCTTCTCCTTCTGCCCCTTTCTATCCTTTTTCTTAAAAACCTTCCATTCCAAAGAAGCACAAACATCACTTCCTGA
- a CDS encoding transglutaminase family protein, with translation MKKCFALLPVLLLTCSLAVPQAGAASRSGQISMEFDLSGHASGEEARLWIPYPVSDNDQKIGEIRLSGDYAEAAVYTDRTFGTPMLFARWDEGAKSRRLNLSFAVERQEVIRRDFPTREAAWDPADYALYLAPTRLGPIDGQVKKLADTITAGQTTVLGKARAIYDWIIENMYRDPETRGCGSGDVCVLLERPGGKCADISSVYIALARAAGVPAREVFGIRQGKEPVQDISGWQHCWAEFYLPGYGWVPVDPADVRKKMLVENLKLSDAAVAEARAYFWGGVDPYRVKLGEGRDLILNPPQQGEPVNYLMYPFAQMGGKTLDWLDPATFKYMITYREN, from the coding sequence ATGAAAAAATGTTTTGCCCTGTTGCCGGTCCTGCTGTTGACCTGTTCTCTCGCCGTTCCGCAAGCCGGTGCGGCAAGCCGTTCAGGACAGATTTCCATGGAGTTCGATCTCTCCGGCCACGCCAGTGGGGAGGAAGCCCGACTCTGGATCCCGTATCCGGTATCGGACAATGACCAGAAGATCGGCGAGATCCGGCTCTCCGGCGACTATGCCGAAGCAGCGGTCTATACCGACCGGACTTTTGGAACCCCCATGCTCTTTGCCCGTTGGGACGAAGGCGCCAAGAGCCGTCGACTGAATCTCTCCTTCGCCGTGGAGCGGCAGGAGGTGATCCGCCGCGATTTTCCGACCAGGGAAGCCGCCTGGGACCCGGCCGATTATGCCTTGTATCTGGCCCCCACCCGTCTTGGCCCCATCGACGGTCAGGTGAAAAAACTGGCCGACACCATCACTGCAGGACAGACCACGGTTCTCGGCAAGGCCCGAGCCATCTACGACTGGATCATCGAGAACATGTACCGGGACCCGGAAACCCGGGGATGCGGTAGCGGCGACGTCTGCGTCCTTCTGGAAAGGCCCGGCGGCAAGTGCGCCGACATCAGTTCCGTCTATATCGCCCTTGCCCGGGCGGCGGGAGTGCCGGCCCGAGAAGTTTTCGGAATCCGCCAGGGAAAAGAGCCCGTGCAGGATATCTCAGGATGGCAGCACTGCTGGGCCGAGTTCTATCTGCCCGGCTACGGCTGGGTCCCCGTCGACCCCGCCGACGTGAGGAAAAAGATGCTCGTGGAAAATCTCAAGCTCTCCGATGCTGCGGTCGCCGAAGCCAGGGCGTATTTCTGGGGCGGCGTTGATCCCTACCGGGTGAAATTGGGCGAGGGGAGGGATCTGATCCTTAATCCGCCGCAACAGGGCGAGCCGGTCAATTATCTGATGTATCCCTTTGCCCAGATGGGGGGGAAAACCCTCGACTGGCTGGACCCGGCAACCTTTAAATACATGATCACGTACCGGGAAAACTGA
- a CDS encoding TIGR00300 family protein has translation MDRDIRLYGHLIDNQVLSRVLDAISVAGATHEILSLRVGRTRQDASEAVLRIFAENARLMEKAVSLVREMGAELLDSAPAVCQTAPADGVLPERFYATTNLPTEVLVDKEWITVDGEEMDLAVVVSPERRSARGIPMAEVRKGELVVVGEQGVRVRTLPQESASPEFRFMASEVSAEKPKGPLLHRVLRTMRRVREEGKKILLVGGPAVVHTGAAPILEKLIHDGWVDILFAGNALAAHDIEQALLGTSLGVPVDSSSPLPAGHAHHLWAINAIRREGSIARAVESGLLKKGVMHACVSRGVPFVLAGSIRDDGPLPDVITDVLAAQQAMRRYVPAVGMAIMVGTTLHSVATGNLLPARVFTVCVDINPGAVTKLQDRGSRQSIGIVMDAASFLEQLAAGLKNE, from the coding sequence ATGGATAGGGATATTCGCTTGTATGGACATCTCATCGACAACCAGGTCCTCTCGCGGGTCCTGGACGCGATTTCGGTCGCCGGCGCGACCCACGAGATTCTTTCCCTTCGTGTCGGCCGGACCCGACAGGATGCCAGCGAAGCGGTTCTCCGAATCTTCGCCGAGAACGCCCGGCTCATGGAAAAGGCCGTGAGTCTCGTCCGGGAGATGGGGGCCGAGCTGCTTGATTCAGCCCCCGCGGTTTGCCAAACCGCACCGGCCGACGGCGTTTTGCCGGAGAGGTTCTACGCCACCACCAATCTCCCCACAGAAGTGCTGGTGGATAAGGAATGGATCACCGTGGATGGCGAGGAGATGGATCTGGCGGTGGTGGTCTCACCGGAACGGCGCTCGGCACGCGGCATTCCCATGGCCGAGGTAAGAAAGGGAGAGCTGGTGGTGGTCGGAGAGCAGGGAGTGCGGGTGCGCACCCTGCCTCAGGAGTCCGCATCGCCGGAATTCCGATTCATGGCCAGTGAGGTGTCGGCCGAAAAGCCCAAAGGCCCCCTGCTTCACCGTGTCCTGCGCACCATGCGAAGGGTGAGGGAGGAAGGAAAAAAGATTCTTCTGGTCGGCGGTCCGGCCGTTGTCCACACCGGCGCCGCCCCGATTCTTGAGAAGCTGATCCACGACGGCTGGGTGGATATCCTCTTTGCCGGCAACGCCCTGGCCGCGCACGATATCGAACAGGCCCTTCTCGGCACCTCGCTGGGCGTGCCCGTGGACAGCTCTTCCCCTCTTCCTGCGGGCCATGCCCATCACCTGTGGGCCATCAACGCGATCCGCCGGGAGGGCTCCATTGCCCGGGCGGTGGAGTCGGGGCTGCTCAAGAAAGGGGTGATGCATGCCTGCGTCAGCCGCGGGGTGCCTTTCGTTCTGGCGGGATCGATCCGCGACGACGGTCCCCTTCCCGACGTCATCACCGACGTTCTCGCCGCCCAGCAGGCCATGCGCCGGTACGTCCCCGCCGTCGGCATGGCGATCATGGTGGGGACCACCCTTCACTCCGTCGCCACCGGCAACCTCCTCCCCGCCCGGGTTTTCACCGTCTGCGTCGACATCAATCCCGGGGCGGTCACCAAGCTGCAGGACCGCGGCAGCCGCCAATCGATAGGGATCGTCATGGACGCCGCCTCGTTCCTCGAGCAATTGGCCGCAGGGCTGAAAAACGAATAA
- a CDS encoding HDIG domain-containing metalloprotein: MNPLALIEKYYPPGTDSHRILLRHSTQVAEKAVAVARRLENHGSIDVSFVEEAALLHDIGILLTSAPRIGCLGDHPYICHGILGREILEREGLPRHALVCERHIGVGLTLEDIREQGIPLPMREMLPRTVEEEIVAYADLFFSKSTPAGNRERTVDELRSSLFRYGEHKVIVFDAWHQRFTG; the protein is encoded by the coding sequence ATGAATCCTCTAGCTCTGATCGAAAAATACTACCCGCCGGGTACCGACTCCCATCGAATTCTGCTTCGTCACAGCACCCAGGTGGCCGAAAAAGCCGTTGCCGTCGCGCGCCGGCTTGAAAATCACGGATCGATCGACGTCTCCTTCGTGGAAGAGGCCGCCCTGCTCCATGACATAGGCATCCTCCTCACCTCTGCCCCGCGAATCGGCTGTCTTGGCGATCACCCTTACATCTGTCATGGCATTCTAGGCCGCGAGATTCTGGAGCGGGAGGGGCTGCCCCGCCACGCCCTGGTCTGCGAAAGGCACATCGGCGTCGGCCTGACACTCGAGGATATCCGAGAGCAGGGCATTCCCCTGCCAATGCGCGAGATGCTGCCCCGGACCGTGGAGGAAGAGATCGTCGCCTATGCCGACCTCTTCTTTTCCAAATCCACTCCCGCCGGCAATCGCGAACGCACCGTCGACGAGCTCCGCAGCAGTCTCTTCCGTTATGGAGAACACAAGGTGATCGTTTTCGACGCCTGGCACCAGCGCTTTACGGGGTGA
- a CDS encoding bifunctional DedA family/phosphatase PAP2 family protein translates to MESWLQETLGWLPSGGPYYLLVGLISFLESLAGVGILVPGSVLIVVAGFLAAHGKGSYHLLVIASALGAIFGDLLSYWLGGRLGEALRQKKLFQSRLHLLQKAELYFACHGGKSVFIGRFVGFLRPFIPFVAGSTRMPPLPFILYALVSGILWGLAYPGLGYFFGASWKMVQIWTGRFSLFIALIVVFFAIDAFFWRWIAPRLADLGVRVWFRCRRSWGSFVSRPRVAAFRSRNPWVWNALAERFTLRRGSGLYLTTGFAFSALFAALFLWLVGAVQLYQPLLLLDRKIYALLREAHHPLADTIFSVIAHFGSIPVIAMVGFLLLLWLVLNNRDFSAVIVIAGTSGGKLLVLVLTAVFGYSRPEAASSALESFSAGFPSAHAFLSLVFYGLLVYMLLDTVNNWKTRFNLVLGGSFVALLIGFSHIYLGIDWFSSVMGGFALAALWLTFLITASEMRRRYAGEFPWRSGWQPLHLSPAVRGAIMALASAAALGGIATYLYDRFSGM, encoded by the coding sequence ATGGAATCATGGCTCCAGGAAACTCTCGGATGGCTCCCTTCGGGGGGACCCTACTATCTGCTGGTCGGGCTCATATCCTTTCTGGAATCCCTGGCCGGAGTAGGCATCCTCGTCCCGGGCAGCGTCCTGATCGTCGTGGCCGGTTTTCTGGCTGCCCATGGAAAAGGCAGCTACCACCTCCTGGTGATCGCCTCCGCCCTGGGAGCTATTTTCGGGGACCTTCTCAGCTACTGGCTGGGAGGCCGCCTCGGCGAGGCTTTGCGTCAGAAAAAGCTGTTTCAAAGCCGGCTGCATCTGTTGCAGAAAGCAGAGCTCTACTTCGCCTGCCATGGCGGCAAAAGCGTTTTCATCGGCCGGTTCGTCGGCTTTCTCCGCCCCTTCATTCCCTTCGTCGCCGGCAGCACCCGGATGCCGCCCCTCCCCTTCATTCTCTATGCGCTGGTGAGCGGCATCCTCTGGGGGCTGGCCTACCCGGGGCTGGGTTATTTCTTCGGCGCCAGCTGGAAGATGGTGCAGATCTGGACCGGGCGGTTCAGTCTCTTCATCGCCCTGATCGTCGTCTTCTTCGCTATCGATGCCTTTTTCTGGCGCTGGATCGCACCTCGCCTCGCCGATCTCGGCGTCAGGGTCTGGTTCAGATGCCGGAGAAGCTGGGGGAGCTTTGTCTCAAGGCCCCGGGTCGCCGCCTTCCGGAGCAGGAATCCGTGGGTCTGGAACGCTCTCGCCGAGCGATTTACCCTGCGCAGGGGATCGGGACTGTATCTCACCACAGGCTTTGCCTTCAGCGCCCTTTTTGCCGCACTCTTTCTCTGGCTGGTCGGAGCCGTTCAGCTTTATCAGCCCCTGCTTCTCCTGGACCGGAAGATCTACGCCCTGCTGCGGGAGGCTCACCATCCCCTGGCCGATACGATCTTTTCCGTCATCGCCCACTTCGGCAGCATTCCGGTCATCGCCATGGTCGGATTTCTCCTTCTTCTCTGGCTGGTCCTCAACAACCGTGATTTCTCTGCGGTGATCGTTATCGCCGGCACCTCAGGGGGCAAACTTCTCGTGCTGGTGCTGACCGCCGTTTTCGGTTATTCCCGGCCAGAGGCCGCTTCGTCGGCTCTGGAATCCTTTTCCGCCGGCTTTCCCAGCGCTCACGCCTTTCTCTCCCTGGTCTTTTATGGTCTTCTCGTCTACATGCTTCTGGATACAGTGAACAACTGGAAAACCCGCTTCAACCTCGTTCTAGGCGGCTCCTTTGTTGCGCTTCTCATCGGATTTTCCCATATTTACCTCGGCATCGACTGGTTCAGCTCCGTCATGGGTGGATTCGCCCTGGCGGCGCTCTGGCTCACCTTTCTCATCACCGCCTCGGAAATGCGCCGACGGTATGCCGGTGAATTCCCCTGGCGCTCCGGATGGCAGCCGCTGCATCTGTCGCCGGCCGTCCGGGGAGCCATCATGGCGCTCGCCTCGGCAGCCGCACTCGGGGGCATTGCGACCTACCTTTATGATCGCTTCAGCGGGATGTGA
- a CDS encoding agmatine/peptidylarginine deiminase yields the protein MKRRLPAEWEEQDGVLLAWPHEHSDWHPQLEVVEPVFIDIAREISRFEWVLIVAPEEERVRDRLRRSGARMERISIVELPTNDTWSRDFGPITVFESGRPLLLDFGFNGWGLKFAADLDNRITRRLHEAGVFCDLPCTAQGLILEGGAIESDGEGTLLTTAECLLDANRNPHLSRSDIERELNERLGAERILWLESGYLAGDDTDSHVDTLARLCPGGTILHVVCDDEKDEHFAALRQMAEELKAFRTPTGAPYRLIPLPWPAPRFDEEGQRLPATYANFLIINGAVLVPTYRDARDAAALDAVGQAFPDRAIIGVDCLPLILQHGSLHCVTMQLPKGVLSVSGLQS from the coding sequence ATGAAAAGAAGATTGCCGGCCGAATGGGAAGAACAGGACGGCGTCCTGCTCGCCTGGCCCCACGAACACAGCGACTGGCACCCCCAACTGGAAGTGGTGGAGCCGGTCTTCATCGATATCGCCCGCGAGATCAGCCGCTTCGAGTGGGTGCTGATCGTCGCTCCCGAGGAGGAGCGGGTCCGCGACCGGCTTCGGAGAAGCGGAGCCCGGATGGAACGGATCTCCATCGTCGAGCTTCCCACCAACGACACCTGGAGCCGCGATTTCGGCCCGATCACCGTCTTCGAGTCCGGCCGCCCCCTGCTCCTCGACTTCGGCTTCAACGGCTGGGGACTCAAGTTTGCAGCCGACCTCGACAACCGCATCACCCGCCGCCTGCACGAAGCGGGGGTCTTCTGCGACCTCCCCTGCACGGCCCAGGGTCTGATCCTCGAAGGGGGGGCCATCGAGAGCGACGGAGAAGGGACACTTCTGACGACGGCCGAATGCCTGCTCGACGCCAACCGCAACCCGCATCTCTCCCGCTCCGATATCGAACGCGAATTGAATGAGCGCCTCGGCGCCGAGCGGATTCTGTGGCTGGAGAGCGGTTATCTGGCCGGCGACGACACCGACTCCCACGTCGACACCCTGGCCCGGCTCTGCCCCGGCGGCACCATCCTTCACGTCGTCTGCGACGACGAGAAGGATGAGCATTTCGCCGCCCTGCGCCAGATGGCCGAAGAGCTGAAGGCCTTCCGCACCCCCACCGGCGCCCCCTACCGCCTCATTCCCCTCCCCTGGCCGGCTCCCCGGTTCGACGAGGAGGGGCAGCGCCTGCCCGCCACCTACGCCAACTTCCTGATCATCAACGGTGCGGTCCTCGTCCCCACCTACCGGGATGCCCGGGACGCCGCGGCCCTCGATGCGGTCGGGCAGGCCTTTCCCGATCGTGCTATCATTGGTGTCGACTGCCTCCCCCTGATCCTCCAGCACGGCTCGCTCCACTGCGTCACCATGCAGTTGCCGAAGGGCGTGTTGAGCGTTTCAGGTTTGCAAAGCTGA
- a CDS encoding carbon-nitrogen hydrolase produces the protein MNNLKVGLIQQSCTANREENIVKSLAGIREAAAKGAGLVVLQELHAGLYFCQSENTDLFNQAEPIPGPGTEIFGALAKELGVVIVASLFEKRAPGLYHNTAVVLERDGSIAGVYRKMHIPDDPGYYEKFYFTPGDLGFNPIDTSVGRLGVLVCWDQWYPEAARLMAMAGAEILIYPTAIGWDPNDEASEQQRQREAWMTVQRAHAVANGIPVVAANRIGFEADPTGHTAGSRFWGSSFVAGCQGELLARAGDEAEEILIAEIDPARSEAVRRIWPFLRDRRIDAYGDLLKRYRD, from the coding sequence ATGAATAACCTGAAAGTCGGATTGATCCAACAGAGTTGCACGGCGAACCGTGAAGAGAACATTGTCAAGAGCCTCGCCGGCATCCGCGAAGCGGCCGCAAAGGGGGCCGGGCTCGTCGTCCTGCAGGAGCTGCACGCCGGTCTCTACTTCTGCCAGAGCGAAAATACTGACCTCTTCAACCAAGCCGAGCCGATCCCCGGCCCCGGTACCGAGATCTTCGGCGCACTGGCTAAAGAGCTCGGGGTGGTGATCGTCGCTTCACTCTTCGAAAAACGCGCGCCCGGACTCTACCACAATACCGCCGTCGTCCTGGAGAGGGACGGCTCCATCGCCGGCGTCTACCGCAAGATGCACATTCCAGACGACCCCGGCTATTACGAGAAATTCTATTTCACCCCCGGCGATCTCGGCTTCAATCCCATCGACACCTCCGTCGGCCGACTCGGGGTGCTGGTCTGCTGGGACCAGTGGTATCCCGAAGCGGCGCGCCTGATGGCCATGGCCGGGGCCGAAATCCTGATCTACCCCACCGCCATCGGCTGGGACCCCAACGACGAAGCGTCAGAGCAGCAGCGCCAGCGCGAGGCCTGGATGACCGTCCAGCGCGCCCACGCGGTGGCGAACGGCATTCCGGTCGTCGCCGCCAACCGCATCGGCTTCGAGGCCGATCCCACAGGCCACACCGCCGGCTCCCGGTTCTGGGGGAGCAGCTTCGTGGCCGGCTGCCAGGGAGAGCTTCTCGCCCGGGCGGGCGATGAGGCCGAAGAGATCCTGATCGCGGAGATCGACCCAGCCCGCAGCGAAGCCGTGCGCCGTATCTGGCCTTTCCTGCGCGACCGCCGCATCGACGCCTACGGCGACCTGCTCAAACGCTACCGCGACTGA
- a CDS encoding ATP-binding cassette domain-containing protein: protein MAVVEVENLRKTFGALTAVDDISFGVQAGECFGLLGPNGAGKTSTIRMLYGYSPPSDGNLRIFGRDLTANLRELKYRIGICQQEDNLDPDLTVFENLRVFARYFDLPADEAAAESDTLLRFFGLEGRAGSSIQELSGGMKRRLVLARSLINRPELLILDEPTTGLDPQSRHQVWDRLEELKRRGMTILLTTHYMEEAARLCDRLIIIDHGRVLVEGRPADLVRRHVGGEVIEAAAPDGAVRNFLREHKIAFEDLGHRLLIYQGADETLFERLTNDFCREGCTLRQATLEDVFLRLTGRELRE from the coding sequence ATGGCCGTCGTCGAGGTCGAAAACCTGCGCAAGACCTTCGGCGCCTTAACGGCCGTCGACGACATCTCTTTCGGCGTCCAGGCGGGAGAATGCTTCGGCCTGCTGGGCCCCAACGGCGCCGGCAAAACCTCTACCATCCGCATGCTCTATGGCTACAGTCCTCCCTCCGACGGCAATCTGCGGATTTTCGGCCGCGACCTGACAGCCAACCTGCGAGAACTCAAATACCGGATCGGCATCTGCCAGCAGGAGGACAATCTAGATCCCGACCTGACCGTCTTTGAAAACCTCCGGGTATTCGCCCGTTATTTCGATCTCCCCGCCGACGAGGCCGCGGCCGAATCCGACACCCTGCTGCGATTCTTCGGCCTGGAAGGACGCGCCGGCTCCAGCATCCAGGAACTCTCCGGAGGGATGAAGCGGCGCTTGGTCCTGGCCCGTTCCCTGATCAACCGGCCGGAGCTGCTGATTCTGGATGAGCCGACCACCGGCCTCGACCCACAGTCCCGCCACCAGGTGTGGGACCGCCTCGAGGAGCTCAAAAGGCGGGGAATGACCATCCTTCTCACTACTCACTACATGGAAGAGGCCGCACGTCTCTGCGATCGTCTGATCATCATCGACCATGGCCGGGTGCTGGTCGAAGGAAGACCGGCCGACCTGGTCCGCCGGCATGTCGGAGGGGAGGTCATCGAAGCGGCCGCGCCGGACGGCGCTGTGCGGAACTTTCTCCGGGAACACAAGATCGCCTTCGAGGATCTGGGGCACCGCCTGCTGATCTACCAGGGGGCCGATGAGACCCTTTTCGAGCGGCTGACCAATGATTTCTGCCGCGAGGGATGCACTCTGCGGCAGGCGACGCTCGAGGACGTCTTTCTGCGCCTGACAGGAAGGGAGCTGCGCGAATGA
- a CDS encoding ABC transporter permease, with amino-acid sequence MKRTDLSWRFIRIWQRNLSVYRRTWKISFLPPLLEPLLYLAAFGVGLSALVGTFTFRGAEISYVAFITPSLLAITIMYNAFFETSYSSFVRMYYQKTFDAMLATPLNLTEIITGEIVWASTKSVIAAVLMLLVVSLFGLVHYPSGLLLIPLAVLGGLAFAAVGMVFTSIVPNIETFNIPIFLFITPMFLFSGTFFPLENLPLWAGMLARLLPLTHLVDLSRAVVLGYWDPSLPWSAAYLAVFCLIFFPLAIARMRKRLIH; translated from the coding sequence ATGAAGAGAACGGACCTTTCCTGGCGCTTCATCCGGATATGGCAGCGCAATCTCTCCGTCTACCGCCGCACCTGGAAGATCAGCTTCCTTCCTCCCCTCCTGGAACCGCTCCTCTATCTGGCCGCCTTCGGAGTCGGCCTCTCCGCCCTCGTGGGGACCTTCACCTTTCGCGGCGCCGAGATCTCCTACGTCGCCTTCATCACACCGTCCCTGCTGGCGATCACCATCATGTACAACGCCTTTTTCGAGACCAGCTACTCCTCCTTCGTGCGCATGTACTATCAGAAGACCTTCGACGCCATGCTTGCCACCCCACTCAATCTCACCGAGATCATCACCGGCGAGATCGTCTGGGCCTCGACCAAGTCGGTCATCGCCGCCGTCCTGATGCTGCTTGTCGTCAGTCTTTTCGGCCTGGTCCACTACCCCTCGGGACTCCTGCTCATTCCCCTGGCCGTTCTGGGAGGACTGGCCTTCGCCGCCGTCGGCATGGTGTTTACCAGCATCGTCCCGAACATCGAGACCTTCAACATCCCGATATTTCTCTTCATCACCCCCATGTTCCTCTTCAGCGGCACCTTCTTCCCCCTGGAGAACCTCCCCCTCTGGGCCGGGATGCTGGCGCGCCTCCTTCCCCTCACCCACCTGGTCGATCTCAGCCGGGCCGTGGTCCTGGGGTACTGGGACCCATCGCTTCCCTGGAGTGCCGCATATCTGGCCGTCTTCTGCCTGATCTTCTTCCCCCTGGCGATTGCGCGGATGCGAAAGCGCCTGATCCACTGA
- a CDS encoding phospholipid-binding protein MlaC, with amino-acid sequence MRAKSTFRYLLIPLVIFSLAGPAAAQPPQGPTEQLRNDIDAIVSILRTRGLEAAEKADRITVLVKRRFDFEAMSRLVLAVNWRRASEEQKARFSGLFADLLEANYRGRMEDYISEYSDEHVEYGSETIRDGRALVETLLVTDTREFPISYKMLQKEGEWLIYDVEIEGVSLVRNFRSTYDEIVRREGIDRLLERMEQKIRERKSASSGKAN; translated from the coding sequence ATGAGAGCCAAATCGACCTTCAGATATCTGCTGATTCCGCTAGTCATTTTTTCTCTCGCCGGCCCTGCCGCGGCGCAACCCCCGCAAGGACCGACGGAACAGCTCCGCAATGATATCGATGCAATCGTCTCCATTCTCAGAACCAGGGGCCTTGAAGCCGCAGAAAAGGCCGATCGGATCACGGTTCTGGTTAAGCGGCGCTTCGATTTCGAAGCCATGTCCAGACTGGTTCTGGCCGTAAACTGGCGGCGGGCCTCCGAGGAGCAGAAGGCCCGGTTCAGCGGGCTCTTCGCTGACCTTCTGGAGGCGAACTACCGGGGGCGTATGGAAGATTACATCTCGGAGTATTCGGATGAACATGTGGAATACGGCTCGGAAACCATCAGGGATGGCAGAGCTCTTGTGGAGACTCTCCTGGTGACCGATACCCGGGAGTTCCCCATCAGCTACAAGATGCTTCAGAAAGAAGGGGAATGGCTGATATACGATGTGGAGATCGAAGGAGTCAGCCTGGTTCGGAATTTCCGCAGCACCTACGATGAAATCGTGCGCAGGGAAGGAATCGATCGGCTGCTGGAGCGGATGGAACAGAAGATCCGCGAGAGGAAGTCGGCTTCCTCCGGCAAGGCCAACTGA
- a CDS encoding trimeric intracellular cation channel family protein, with amino-acid sequence MTLLYFLDLLGTAAFAASGAWAGIRRDMDLFGVMVLGLVTATGGGTLRDLLLGDTPPFILQNETYLYLSIAVSLAVFFFHRRIGFLQHPLLYFDAVGLGTFVVIGTSKALAFNIGFLGSVLLGVMTATAGGMLRDILSSRVPLILRKEIYASACLAGAALLYVLHQTPLPHNLSLLAGALAVVALRLMAIRFNWSLPRAGT; translated from the coding sequence GTGACCCTGCTGTATTTTCTCGATCTGCTTGGAACCGCCGCTTTTGCCGCTTCGGGGGCCTGGGCCGGCATCCGGCGAGATATGGATCTTTTCGGTGTGATGGTGCTGGGACTGGTCACCGCCACCGGCGGAGGCACCCTGCGCGATCTGCTCCTGGGGGATACGCCCCCTTTCATTCTCCAGAACGAAACCTATCTCTATCTCTCCATCGCCGTTTCGCTGGCCGTCTTCTTCTTCCATCGGCGGATAGGTTTTCTTCAGCACCCGCTTCTTTACTTCGATGCGGTGGGATTGGGAACCTTCGTGGTGATCGGCACCAGCAAGGCCCTTGCCTTCAACATCGGTTTTCTCGGTTCGGTGCTGCTGGGAGTCATGACCGCCACCGCCGGCGGCATGCTCCGCGATATCCTGTCCAGCCGGGTTCCCCTGATCCTGAGAAAAGAGATCTACGCTTCCGCCTGCCTTGCCGGAGCCGCCCTCCTTTATGTCCTTCACCAGACGCCCCTTCCCCACAACCTCTCGCTCCTTGCCGGAGCCCTGGCCGTCGTCGCCCTGCGGCTGATGGCGATCCGCTTCAACTGGTCCCTGCCGCGCGCCGGAACCTGA
- a CDS encoding YqaE/Pmp3 family membrane protein produces MDFLRILLAILLPPLGVFLQVGFAGAFWLNILLTLLGYIPGIVHAVWIIAKR; encoded by the coding sequence ATGGACTTCTTGCGCATTCTGCTGGCCATCCTGCTGCCGCCGCTCGGCGTCTTCTTGCAGGTGGGGTTCGCAGGGGCCTTCTGGCTGAACATCCTGCTGACGCTGCTCGGCTACATCCCAGGCATCGTTCATGCGGTCTGGATCATCGCAAAGAGGTGA